The following are encoded together in the Cynocephalus volans isolate mCynVol1 chromosome 4, mCynVol1.pri, whole genome shotgun sequence genome:
- the LOC134376945 gene encoding olfactory receptor 2B11, translating to MRSDNQSFVGDPPKVFILLGVSDRPLLELPLFVVLLVSYILAMLGNIAIILVSWLDSQLHSPMYIFLSHLSFLDLCYTTTTVPQMLVNMGSSEKTISFGGCTVQYAVFHWLGCTECIVLAAMALDRYVAICEPLRYAIIMHRLLCQKLVAMAWISGFGNSLVQVVLTVQLPFCGRKVLNNFFCEVPAMIKLSCADTAVNDATLAVLVAFFVLVPLALILLSYGFIAHAVIRIQFSKGRHKALGTCSSHLVVVSLFYLPAIYMYLQPPSSYSQEQGKFISLFYSIITPTLNPFIYTLRNKDMKGALRRLLARIWKLCKR from the coding sequence ATGAGAAGTGACAACCAGAGCTTCGTGGGGGATCCCCCTAAAGTCTTCATCCTTCTGGGTGTTTCTGACAGGCCATTGCTGGAACTCCCCCTCTTTGTGGTCCTCCTGGTGTCCTACATTCTGGCCATGTTGGGGAACATTGCCATCATCCTGGTCTCCTGGCTGGATTCCCAGCTCCACAGTCCCATGTACATCTTCCTCAGCCACCTTTCCTTCCTGGACCTCTGCTACACCACCACCACGGTCCCTCAGATGCTGGTTAACATGGGCAGTTCTGAGAAGACCATCAGCTTCGGTGGCTGCACAGTGCAGTATGCAGTTTTCCACTGGCTGGGATGCACTGAGTGCATCGTCTTGGCTGCCATGGCCCTGGACCGCTACGTGGCCATCTGTGAGCCCCTCCGGTATGCCATTATCATGCACCGTCTTCTCTGCCAGAAGCTTGTGGCTATGGCATGGATCAGTGGCTTTGGCAACTCCCTTGTTCAGGTAGTCCTGACAGTACAGTTGCCTTTCTGTGGGCGGAAGGTGCTGAACAACTTTTTCTGTGAGGTCCCAGCCATGATCAAGCTGTCATGTGCTGACACAGCTGTGAATGATGCCACGCTGGCAGTGCTGGTGGCCTTCTTTGTGCTGGTCCCCCTAGCTCTCATCCTTCTTTCCTATGGCTTTATTGCCCATGCAGTGATCAGGATTCAGTTCTCCAAGGGACGGCACAAGGCCTTGGGGACCTGTTCCTCCCACCTGGTGGTGGTCTCCCTCTTTTACCTGCCTGCCATCTACATGTACTTGCAGCCCCCTTCCAGCTACTCCCAAGAGCAGGGCAAGTTTATCTCCCTCTTCTACTCCATAATCACCCCCACTCTGAATCCCTTCATCTATACCCTGAGAAATAAGGACATGAAGGGAGCTCTGAGAAGACTTCTGGCAAGGATCTGGAAGCTCTGCAAAAGATGA
- the LOC134374589 gene encoding olfactory receptor 2B11-like, with product MEGENVSFPSTFILLGFSEHPWLEIPLLGVVLVSYVLSLMGNSSIILLSLLEPRLQTPMYFFLGHLSVLDLCVTCTIVPQLLANLWGPEKTITSWGGITQAYLFHWTGCTECALLAVMAFDRYVAICRPLQYTLIMCPWVCVQLAATAWSSGLANSVLQATLTVQLPLCGHHLLDHFFCEVLVLIKLSCGDTTANDLSLAIGVIPFTLVAPLLVLISYTFIAKAVLKLLSAEGRYKALSTCSSHLVVVIMYFGPGIYVYLQPPAKSTQAKFMSFFYCIVTPLLNPLIYTLRNKDVKRAWKRIL from the coding sequence ATGGAAGGAGAAAATGtgagttttcccagcacatttatCTTATTGGGCTTCTCAGAGCACCCGTGGCTAGAGATTCCCCTCTTAGGAGTGGTCCTGGTCTCCTACGTCCTCAGTCTGATGGGAAACAGCTCCATCATCCTTCTCTCCCTGCTGGAGCCCAGACTCCAGACCCCTATGTACTTCTTCCTGGGCCATCTGTCTGTGCTGGACCTCTGTGTCACCTGCACCATTGTGCCACAGCTACTGGCCAACCTTTGGGGACCAGAGAAGACCATCACTTCCTGGGGTGGCATCACACAGGCTTACCTTTTCCACTGGACAGGCTGCACTGAATGTGCCCTGCTGGCAGTGATGGCCTTCGACCGATACGTGGCTATCTGCCGGCCCCTCCAGTACACTCTCATCATGTGTCCTTGGGTGTGTGTGCAGCTGGCAGCCACAGCCTGGTCCAGTGGCCTGGCCAATTCCGTGCTCCAAGCCACACTCACCGTTCAGCTTCCCCTCTGTGGTCACCACCTCCTGGACCACTTCTTCTGTGAGGTACTTGTTCTCATCAAGTTGTCCTGTGGTGATACCACTGCTAATGACTTGTCCCTGGCCATTGGAGTCATCCCTTTTACACTGGTGGCTCCCCTTCTTGTACTCATCTCCTACACATTCATTGCTAAGGCTGTACTGAAGTTACTTTCAGCTGAAGGAAGGTACAAGGCACTCAGCACCTGCAGTTCCCATTTGGTGGTTGTCATCATGTATTTTGGGCCAGGCATCTACGTGTACCTCCAGCCCCCTGCCAAAAGTACCCAAGCCaagttcatgtccttcttctACTGCATTGTCACCCCACTGCTCAATCCACTCATCTACACCCTGAGAAACAAGGATGTGAAGAGAGCATGGAAGAGGATCCTATAA